From a region of the Spelaeicoccus albus genome:
- a CDS encoding Gfo/Idh/MocA family protein — MADSLGIAVIGAGMAGRAHAAAYRTASTVYESVLPPIRLVSIGDVNADFGRAAADRFGYARTDSSWQAIAEADDIDVVSVVIANSLHRDVVTGLLEAGKHVLCEKPLSDSLANARAMADAARTAPGAARVGFTFRRTPGIAFIRDLIRDGTLGSVRHFSGRYWTDYATSSRAPMSWRYQGGPGTGALGDVGSHLTYIAEFLCGEMKSVSGGQFSTVITERPEPLGAVTGHDHVAVSDSYVSVENDDVASYAAEFATGIGTLEVSRVAPGHPNGLMFEVFCENGSAVFDQRRPGEIQLFIDDDRPGTNGFRQVILGPEHPYLGGGLAMDAPGTGFGQNEAFVYQARSFLEEVAGIDEADSLPRCASFDEGVHNMEILAAVADSAQANGKKVQL, encoded by the coding sequence ATGGCCGACAGCCTCGGAATCGCCGTCATCGGCGCAGGAATGGCCGGGCGCGCGCACGCAGCCGCGTACCGGACGGCGTCCACGGTTTACGAATCGGTGCTGCCGCCGATCCGGCTCGTCTCGATCGGCGACGTCAATGCCGATTTCGGGCGTGCCGCGGCCGACCGGTTCGGATATGCGCGCACCGATTCGTCGTGGCAGGCGATCGCCGAAGCCGACGACATCGACGTCGTCAGCGTCGTCATCGCCAATTCTCTGCACCGTGACGTCGTCACCGGGCTGCTGGAAGCCGGCAAACATGTCTTGTGCGAGAAGCCGCTCAGCGATTCGCTGGCAAACGCCCGAGCCATGGCTGACGCCGCCCGCACGGCGCCGGGCGCGGCGCGGGTCGGGTTCACCTTCCGCCGGACGCCGGGAATCGCGTTCATTCGCGATCTGATCCGGGACGGCACGCTCGGATCGGTTCGCCACTTCAGCGGCCGATACTGGACCGACTATGCAACGAGCTCGCGCGCTCCGATGAGTTGGCGCTATCAGGGCGGGCCGGGCACCGGTGCTCTCGGCGATGTCGGCAGCCACCTGACCTATATTGCCGAATTCCTCTGCGGCGAAATGAAATCCGTCAGCGGTGGGCAATTCAGCACCGTCATCACGGAGAGGCCGGAACCGCTCGGCGCCGTGACCGGGCACGATCACGTGGCCGTCAGCGACAGCTACGTGTCCGTCGAAAACGACGACGTCGCTTCCTATGCAGCGGAATTCGCCACCGGTATCGGCACCCTCGAAGTCTCCCGGGTGGCGCCGGGCCACCCGAACGGCTTGATGTTCGAAGTATTCTGCGAAAACGGCAGCGCCGTCTTCGACCAGCGCAGGCCGGGGGAGATCCAATTGTTCATCGACGACGACCGCCCCGGCACCAACGGATTCCGTCAGGTCATCCTCGGCCCCGAGCACCCGTATCTCGGCGGCGGCCTGGCCATGGACGCGCCCGGTACCGGATTCGGCCAAAACGAGGCATTCGTCTACCAAGCCCGCTCCTTCCTCGAAGAAGTCGCCGGGATCGACGAGGCCGACTCGCTACCGCGCTGCGCCTCGTTCGACGAAGGCGTGCACAATATGGAAATCCTGGCGGCGGTCGCCGATTCCGCTCAGGCCAACGGAAAGAAGGTGCAACTGTGA
- a CDS encoding LacI family DNA-binding transcriptional regulator — MTSLRPDRQPTIYDVAEHARVSKSLVSLVLQGSPKVSETRRLAVLESIETLGYRRSSAAAALAGNRTRTVGVVVEDYRNVWFTDLLDGLQESLNEAGYRIAVSDLQQNSRLDKNPLDGFLSMRAEGIVVATDPTADMMNVHDVPVVMVGTHTRRIPGSDVAANNDRAGGRLATRHLLDLGHRHIGHITTTGGAAIDREAGYDDAMTAARLPAQTAATDVPTEDAAYHATRAYLAAHPDTTALFASNDTAALGVLAAARDAGLRVPADLSVIGYDNSSLAASHLLQLTTVDARSIDVGRAAGLSLVDRLHDAERPPGVALVEPRLVLRKTTASLHVRRG; from the coding sequence ATGACTTCCCTGCGCCCGGATCGTCAGCCGACGATCTACGACGTCGCCGAGCACGCACGCGTGTCGAAATCGCTCGTGTCGCTCGTCCTACAGGGCTCGCCGAAAGTCAGCGAGACCCGGCGACTGGCGGTTCTCGAGTCGATCGAGACATTGGGCTACCGGCGCAGTTCGGCGGCAGCGGCCTTGGCCGGCAATCGGACGCGGACGGTCGGCGTCGTCGTCGAAGACTATCGGAACGTGTGGTTCACCGACCTTCTCGATGGGCTGCAGGAAAGCCTGAACGAGGCCGGCTATCGCATTGCGGTCAGCGACCTGCAGCAGAACTCGCGACTCGACAAGAACCCGCTCGACGGCTTTCTTTCCATGCGTGCCGAGGGCATCGTCGTGGCCACCGACCCGACGGCGGACATGATGAACGTCCACGACGTTCCCGTCGTCATGGTCGGGACGCATACTCGCCGCATCCCCGGCTCCGATGTGGCCGCCAACAACGATCGGGCCGGCGGGCGATTGGCCACGCGGCATCTGCTCGACCTGGGGCATCGGCACATCGGCCACATCACGACGACCGGCGGGGCGGCAATCGACCGGGAGGCCGGCTACGACGACGCCATGACCGCGGCACGCCTTCCGGCCCAGACCGCCGCGACCGATGTGCCGACCGAGGACGCCGCATATCACGCCACTCGCGCGTATCTTGCCGCTCATCCCGACACGACGGCTCTTTTTGCCTCGAACGACACGGCCGCGCTCGGCGTGCTCGCTGCCGCCCGCGACGCCGGGCTCCGGGTACCGGCCGATCTCTCGGTGATCGGATATGACAACTCCTCCTTGGCGGCCAGCCACCTGCTACAGCTGACGACAGTCGATGCCCGGAGCATCGACGTCGGACGGGCAGCCGGCCTGTCACTCGTGGACCGTCTGCACGACGCCGAACGGCCGCCGGGGGTTGCGCTCGTCGAACCGCGACTGGTTCTTCGCAAAACGACGGCATCGTTGCACGTTCGGCGCGGGTGA
- a CDS encoding thiamine pyrophosphate-binding protein: protein MSQSIRPSDRTVSSEVARALAAHVTDCFGLMGNGNAYLLDALLSDPAHAVRFTAVRHEAGAVVAADAYYRASGRLAVATATYGAGFTNTITALTEAVQARTPLLLVVGDAPTSGPRPWDVDQTGMAAAAGAATFTLSATDPATTALTAIEHALTNRTAAVLAIPYDLAAAPAVGTGELPAVSLPEPPTCDDAALDAVAELLAGARRPFLLAGHGAWLSGASDELGRLAEATGAVTASSALGRGSFPDSRYDLGVAGGFGQEKAMALVHGADVAVVLGASLNQFTTRFGSLFAPGTRVVQIDIGDRATNDRVTDFVRSDAKSAAAGLAARLDGTPSSGWRESIDFAPLRERDRGDDVAPDGRLDPRNVAHRIGELLPDDRVVVSDGGHFIGWANMYWPVASPDRMMMVGTAFQSIGLGLASVPGAAAAHPESTIVLTTGDGGGLMALADLETAVRTAGGRGMAVVWNDTAYGAEVNLYGLKGLAEEPMRIPQVDFAAVARGFGADGVAVGALDDLSALADWAARPASERQFLLLDCRVSPHVIAPYQHEIIAVNS from the coding sequence ATGTCCCAGTCCATTCGCCCGTCCGATCGCACCGTCTCCAGCGAAGTAGCCCGCGCGCTGGCCGCCCACGTCACCGACTGTTTCGGACTGATGGGCAATGGCAACGCCTACCTGCTCGATGCGCTGCTGAGTGACCCCGCTCACGCGGTGCGCTTCACCGCCGTCCGGCACGAGGCCGGTGCCGTCGTGGCCGCCGACGCGTACTACCGGGCAAGCGGACGGCTCGCCGTGGCGACTGCAACCTACGGGGCCGGTTTCACCAACACGATCACGGCACTGACCGAAGCCGTGCAAGCACGCACGCCGCTGTTACTCGTGGTCGGAGACGCGCCGACGTCCGGCCCGCGGCCGTGGGACGTCGACCAGACCGGCATGGCCGCCGCAGCCGGAGCCGCGACCTTCACGCTCTCGGCCACGGATCCGGCGACGACCGCCCTCACCGCCATCGAACATGCCCTGACAAACCGTACCGCCGCGGTGCTGGCGATTCCGTATGATCTGGCCGCCGCGCCCGCAGTCGGGACGGGCGAGCTTCCGGCGGTGTCCCTACCGGAACCGCCGACGTGCGACGACGCCGCGCTGGACGCCGTCGCCGAACTGCTTGCCGGTGCTCGGCGCCCGTTCCTCCTGGCCGGGCACGGCGCATGGCTGTCCGGGGCGAGCGACGAACTGGGCCGGCTTGCCGAAGCGACCGGAGCCGTCACGGCGTCGAGCGCGCTGGGCCGCGGAAGCTTCCCGGACTCGCGCTACGACCTCGGGGTGGCCGGCGGGTTCGGGCAGGAAAAAGCCATGGCGCTCGTGCACGGTGCCGACGTCGCCGTCGTCCTGGGCGCGTCGTTGAACCAGTTCACCACCCGATTCGGCTCGCTTTTCGCGCCGGGCACGCGCGTCGTCCAGATCGATATCGGCGACCGGGCGACGAACGACCGCGTGACCGACTTCGTGCGTTCCGACGCCAAATCGGCCGCCGCCGGCCTCGCGGCACGGCTCGACGGGACGCCGTCGTCCGGCTGGCGCGAGAGCATTGACTTCGCTCCGTTGCGCGAGCGGGACCGCGGCGACGACGTCGCGCCGGACGGACGCCTCGATCCGCGCAACGTGGCCCACCGGATCGGCGAACTCCTTCCCGACGACCGGGTCGTCGTCTCCGACGGAGGACATTTCATCGGGTGGGCCAATATGTATTGGCCGGTCGCGTCGCCGGACCGGATGATGATGGTCGGCACGGCCTTCCAGTCGATCGGGCTCGGCCTTGCCAGTGTGCCCGGAGCTGCAGCCGCGCACCCGGAATCGACAATCGTGCTCACCACGGGGGACGGCGGCGGACTGATGGCGCTGGCCGATCTGGAAACCGCGGTCCGCACGGCCGGCGGACGCGGAATGGCCGTCGTTTGGAATGACACCGCCTACGGCGCCGAAGTGAACCTCTACGGGCTCAAAGGTCTCGCCGAAGAGCCCATGCGGATTCCGCAGGTGGACTTTGCCGCGGTTGCGCGCGGATTCGGTGCCGACGGCGTGGCGGTTGGGGCGCTCGACGACCTGAGCGCCCTCGCGGATTGGGCGGCGCGTCCGGCGTCCGAACGGCAGTTCCTGCTTCTCGATTGCCGCGTCTCGCCGCACGTGATCGCCCCGTACCAGCACGAGATCATCGCGGTGAACAGCTGA
- a CDS encoding short-chain fatty acid transporter, with the protein MLKAIPLFFDRLVRRFLPDALLFAIILTLIVYVLGFALTDHTPIDLVQYWGDGFWALLEFAMQMTLIVVTGYILASTPAIDKLLKKIAGIARTPGQAIILETVISVLACLVNYGFGLVIAALFAVILVKRVPKVNYRLLVASGYSGFLVWHGGFSGSVPLSIATKGHPLEDTIGVIPITETLFSATNIFIVLVLLVTLPVMNRLLLRAAESQKDTFDALQIEDDPAPPAKPDKSTMTPSERMENSWVLSMLIGALGLAYTVYFFVDSGFDLNINMVNFIFLFAGIILHGTPRRFLDTISDGVKNAGGIIIQFPLYAGIMGMMVSSGLSEQLAHWFVDISTETTLPFFTFLAAGILNVFIPSGGGQWAVQGPIMMPAALDLHASTAKTAMAVAWGDAWTNMIQPFWALPLLAIAKLKIRDIMGFCVMALFLGFVVISIGFLLI; encoded by the coding sequence GTGCTCAAAGCAATCCCCTTGTTCTTCGACCGTCTGGTGCGTAGGTTCCTGCCGGATGCACTGCTCTTTGCGATCATCTTGACCTTGATCGTGTACGTCCTCGGCTTCGCGTTGACGGACCATACGCCGATCGATCTCGTGCAGTACTGGGGAGACGGGTTCTGGGCGTTGCTCGAATTCGCCATGCAGATGACGCTCATCGTCGTGACGGGCTACATCCTTGCCAGCACGCCGGCCATTGACAAGCTGCTGAAGAAGATCGCCGGCATTGCCCGAACGCCCGGGCAGGCCATCATCCTCGAAACTGTCATTTCGGTATTGGCATGCCTTGTCAATTACGGGTTCGGCCTGGTCATCGCCGCGCTCTTTGCCGTCATACTCGTCAAACGGGTGCCGAAGGTCAACTACCGGCTGCTCGTGGCAAGCGGTTACAGCGGATTCCTGGTATGGCACGGCGGATTCTCCGGATCGGTCCCGTTGAGTATCGCGACGAAGGGGCATCCGCTCGAGGACACGATCGGCGTCATACCGATTACCGAAACACTGTTCAGTGCCACGAACATCTTCATCGTCTTGGTATTGCTGGTCACCCTGCCGGTGATGAACCGGCTGCTGCTCAGGGCGGCCGAGTCGCAAAAAGATACGTTTGACGCGCTCCAGATCGAAGACGATCCCGCGCCGCCGGCGAAGCCGGACAAGTCCACGATGACGCCGTCCGAGCGCATGGAGAACAGTTGGGTGCTGTCAATGCTGATCGGCGCGCTGGGTCTGGCGTACACCGTCTACTTCTTTGTCGACAGCGGATTCGATCTCAACATCAACATGGTGAACTTCATCTTCCTGTTTGCCGGCATCATCCTGCACGGGACGCCGCGCAGGTTCCTCGACACGATCAGCGACGGCGTAAAGAACGCCGGCGGCATCATCATCCAGTTCCCCCTGTACGCGGGAATCATGGGCATGATGGTCTCGTCGGGATTGTCCGAGCAACTGGCGCACTGGTTCGTCGACATCTCCACCGAAACCACCCTGCCGTTCTTCACGTTCCTGGCGGCCGGCATCTTGAACGTCTTCATCCCGTCCGGCGGCGGTCAGTGGGCGGTGCAGGGGCCGATCATGATGCCGGCCGCACTCGATCTGCACGCCTCGACTGCCAAGACCGCGATGGCCGTGGCCTGGGGCGATGCGTGGACCAACATGATTCAGCCGTTCTGGGCGTTGCCGTTGCTGGCAATTGCCAAGCTGAAGATCCGCGACATCATGGGCTTTTGCGTGATGGCCCTGTTCTTGGGATTCGTGGTGATCTCGATCGGGTTCCTGTTGATCTGA
- a CDS encoding sugar phosphate isomerase/epimerase family protein — protein sequence MKLGIYTAILHDRPLPEALDVIASLGLNAAEINAGGFLPPVHLPIDDILVSRAARDDYLGLFDEKGIELAGLNVNGNPLHPNPSIGPVHADDLRRTIRAAGVLGQTRVVTMSGLPGGEPGASVPNWVVNAWNSGSLDVLDYQWDEVAVPFWKEIDALAADNGVKVAIEMHPQNLVFNPPTLKRLVERTGGLNIGAEMDPSHLFWQGMDPVAAVRYLGPLLFHAAAKDVRINDNAAIYGVLDERFRRLGPDEERTNLGGDEYANAWPEDSAWDFVALGRGHDTSFWADFLAALAEIDPDIAVNIEHEDVSLGRIEGLEAAATVLKDAVKSLPVA from the coding sequence GTGAAACTCGGAATCTATACCGCGATCCTGCACGACCGGCCACTGCCGGAGGCGCTCGACGTGATCGCATCGCTCGGGCTGAACGCGGCGGAGATCAACGCCGGCGGATTCTTGCCGCCCGTGCACCTTCCCATCGACGACATCCTGGTAAGCCGGGCCGCACGGGACGACTACCTCGGACTGTTCGACGAAAAGGGGATCGAGCTGGCCGGGCTGAACGTCAACGGCAACCCCTTGCACCCGAACCCGTCCATCGGCCCCGTACACGCCGACGACCTGCGCCGCACCATTCGCGCGGCCGGCGTGCTTGGACAGACCCGGGTCGTGACGATGTCCGGCCTGCCGGGCGGCGAGCCCGGCGCGAGCGTGCCCAACTGGGTCGTCAACGCGTGGAATTCCGGATCGCTCGACGTGCTCGACTACCAATGGGACGAAGTAGCGGTGCCGTTTTGGAAGGAGATCGACGCGCTCGCCGCCGATAACGGCGTCAAGGTCGCCATCGAGATGCACCCGCAAAACCTCGTGTTCAACCCGCCAACGTTGAAGCGGCTCGTCGAGCGGACCGGTGGGCTGAACATTGGAGCCGAAATGGACCCGAGCCACCTCTTCTGGCAGGGGATGGATCCCGTCGCCGCCGTGCGCTACCTCGGCCCACTGCTCTTCCATGCGGCGGCCAAGGACGTGCGGATCAACGACAATGCCGCAATCTATGGCGTGTTGGACGAGAGGTTCCGCAGGCTTGGCCCGGACGAGGAACGCACAAATCTGGGCGGCGACGAATATGCCAACGCGTGGCCGGAGGATTCGGCTTGGGACTTCGTGGCGCTTGGCCGCGGGCACGACACGTCATTTTGGGCGGACTTCTTGGCAGCGCTTGCCGAAATCGACCCGGACATCGCCGTCAACATCGAGCATGAGGACGTCTCACTCGGCCGCATCGAGGGATTGGAAGCGGCTGCCACCGTATTGAAGGACGCCGTGAAATCATTGCCCGTTGCGTGA
- a CDS encoding amidohydrolase, with protein MRPLPAETVIVNARVRTMRADTDTGAAASAVAVAHGRIAAIGTETEARRAVSPGADVIDAAGATLTPGLIDSHAHPTWGADLTVGVDLGGLDRAGALAALRAEAGRLPDDAWVRGWNLDYKVFGAAPVSGSVLEEAVSGRPTALLFYDLHTAVGTRAAMRAAGLTGAREFADTSQVVVDCDGAPTGELREPPAYNLLLDAAPPLTPEKRRSRSMQIFGQMNRCGLTGAAIMDGTAETLALLDTIESGGELPLRLAVALWHRPDSDDAEVDGNIARLGAAGRRWSCSMIKMFIDGVIDTGTAWLHEPDTCGQGRHSFWPSIDRYRDVVRRYTEAGFQIATHACGDQGVAAALDAYEMHGARASSGAPHRIEHLETLTDDEVRRIAASGVIASMQPLHMQWREGDESDSWADRLGPDRAAHGFRIRDILTAGGRTALGSDWPVASFDPRVGMAWARLRRTPGDPDAPVFEPAERLSGEEALLGYTRWAASALGRSDIGTLTPGARADLTLFAGDPVTTEADELIDLPVQLTMTDGQIVHRDGV; from the coding sequence ATGAGGCCGCTGCCTGCCGAAACGGTAATTGTCAATGCCCGCGTGCGTACGATGCGCGCGGACACCGATACCGGCGCCGCCGCGAGCGCTGTCGCCGTCGCGCACGGCCGAATCGCGGCAATCGGCACCGAGACGGAGGCCCGCCGAGCAGTGTCGCCGGGAGCCGATGTCATCGATGCCGCCGGAGCCACGCTCACGCCCGGCCTGATCGATTCGCATGCACACCCCACCTGGGGCGCCGACTTGACCGTCGGCGTCGATCTGGGCGGGCTGGATCGTGCCGGGGCACTTGCCGCCCTGCGCGCCGAAGCCGGGCGGTTGCCGGACGACGCGTGGGTCCGCGGCTGGAATCTCGATTACAAGGTCTTCGGCGCCGCCCCCGTCTCCGGGTCAGTGCTCGAGGAAGCCGTGTCGGGCCGTCCGACGGCGTTGCTCTTCTACGACCTGCACACGGCCGTTGGCACGCGGGCCGCCATGCGGGCTGCCGGGCTGACCGGCGCCCGGGAATTCGCCGACACCTCACAAGTCGTTGTCGATTGCGACGGCGCCCCGACCGGCGAGCTGCGCGAACCGCCGGCCTACAACCTGCTGCTGGACGCCGCCCCACCGTTGACTCCGGAAAAGCGGCGCTCGCGCAGCATGCAGATCTTCGGTCAAATGAACCGCTGCGGGCTCACGGGCGCGGCCATCATGGACGGCACAGCCGAGACGCTGGCATTGCTCGACACCATCGAATCCGGCGGTGAGCTGCCGCTGCGGTTGGCAGTCGCGTTGTGGCACCGTCCCGACTCCGACGATGCCGAAGTGGACGGGAATATCGCCAGGCTCGGTGCCGCGGGCCGGCGGTGGTCGTGCTCAATGATCAAGATGTTCATCGACGGAGTCATCGACACCGGCACGGCGTGGCTGCACGAGCCGGACACCTGCGGTCAGGGCCGGCACTCGTTCTGGCCATCGATCGACAGGTATCGAGACGTCGTCCGCCGTTACACCGAGGCGGGGTTCCAAATTGCCACGCATGCCTGCGGCGACCAAGGCGTCGCAGCCGCTCTCGACGCGTACGAGATGCACGGTGCCCGCGCGTCATCCGGCGCTCCGCACCGCATCGAACATTTGGAGACTCTGACCGACGACGAAGTGCGGCGGATCGCGGCGTCCGGCGTGATCGCGTCAATGCAGCCGCTGCACATGCAATGGCGCGAGGGCGACGAGTCCGATTCGTGGGCGGATCGCCTGGGGCCGGACAGGGCCGCGCACGGATTTCGGATCCGGGACATTCTTACCGCCGGCGGACGCACCGCACTGGGATCCGACTGGCCGGTGGCGTCGTTCGACCCGCGGGTCGGCATGGCGTGGGCCAGGCTCCGGCGCACCCCGGGCGACCCGGACGCGCCGGTCTTCGAACCCGCTGAGCGATTGTCCGGCGAGGAGGCGTTGCTCGGCTATACCCGCTGGGCCGCTTCCGCGCTCGGCAGGTCGGACATCGGCACCCTCACCCCGGGTGCCCGCGCCGATCTCACCCTGTTCGCCGGCGACCCGGTCACCACCGAGGCCGACGAGCTCATCGATTTGCCGGTGCAGCTCACCATGACGGACGGACAGATCGTGCACCGCGACGGCGTGTAG
- a CDS encoding DinB family protein encodes MTAIERPMPPLNADERITLEGWLDFHRATLAIKCEGLDDEQAATVAVPPSGFTLTGLVQHLAEVERNWFQRVFAGASAPPIYDPQADPNSSDGGFDLAADATLGGALDTWRAEVESARQVCAAHSLTDTGTLMGQEVNLRWIYAHMLEEYARHNGHADLLRERIDGKTGV; translated from the coding sequence ATGACAGCCATTGAACGCCCCATGCCCCCGCTGAACGCCGACGAACGCATAACGCTTGAAGGTTGGCTCGATTTTCACCGGGCCACTCTCGCCATCAAGTGCGAAGGCTTGGACGACGAGCAGGCCGCGACGGTCGCGGTGCCGCCGTCCGGCTTCACTCTGACCGGCCTGGTCCAACACCTGGCCGAAGTCGAGCGGAACTGGTTTCAGCGGGTCTTCGCCGGTGCATCCGCTCCGCCGATTTACGATCCGCAGGCCGACCCGAACAGTTCGGACGGCGGGTTCGACCTGGCCGCCGACGCTACCCTGGGCGGCGCGCTCGACACGTGGCGGGCCGAGGTGGAGAGCGCCCGCCAGGTTTGCGCGGCGCACTCGCTGACCGACACGGGCACCTTGATGGGCCAAGAGGTCAACCTCCGCTGGATTTACGCCCACATGCTCGAGGAATACGCCCGGCACAACGGCCATGCCGACCTGTTGCGTGAACGCATCGACGGCAAAACGGGCGTCTAA
- a CDS encoding GNAT family N-acetyltransferase: MTERDRPRQPVRGMDLADLDWPVSTDRLTIRPATASDADATWGYHRLEAVCRWMTYLSSSADEHRVRFTDPLRLGRTLVIEHGGTVIGDGKIDIEDPWAQNEVVEQARRTQAELGWCLDPGYTGRGYATEAVAEMIRICFEELGLRRVTALCFADNEPSWRLMERVGMRREAHYVADSLHRSKGWVDGFEYALLAGEWRARR; encoded by the coding sequence ATGACCGAACGAGACAGACCTCGGCAGCCTGTGCGCGGAATGGATCTTGCCGATCTCGACTGGCCGGTGAGTACCGACCGGTTGACCATCAGGCCGGCCACCGCGTCCGATGCGGATGCGACGTGGGGGTACCACCGGCTCGAAGCCGTCTGCCGCTGGATGACGTATTTATCCTCGAGTGCGGACGAACACCGAGTGCGCTTCACCGATCCGCTCCGGCTTGGCCGAACCCTCGTCATCGAGCATGGCGGAACGGTGATCGGCGACGGCAAGATCGATATTGAGGATCCTTGGGCGCAAAACGAGGTCGTCGAGCAAGCGCGTCGGACTCAGGCCGAACTCGGCTGGTGTCTGGATCCGGGCTATACCGGCCGGGGCTACGCGACCGAAGCAGTTGCCGAAATGATCCGCATTTGTTTCGAGGAGCTCGGTTTGCGCCGGGTGACGGCCCTGTGTTTTGCCGATAACGAGCCCTCGTGGCGGCTGATGGAACGGGTCGGAATGCGGCGCGAAGCGCACTACGTGGCCGATTCGCTACACCGGAGCAAAGGATGGGTCGACGGATTCGAGTACGCGCTGCTCGCCGGCGAATGGCGTGCCCGGCGCTGA
- a CDS encoding APC family permease, which translates to MPTTTGATTLKRALGLPSLVLFGLAYMVPLTVFTTYGIVTTETKGHLPAAYVITLAAMLFTAYSYASMVRAYPQAGSAYTYTQKSFGPHLGFMTGWSLLLDYLFLPMINYMVIGIYMAAQFPAVPAWVWIVASIILVTVLNILGITLVAKMNFILIAVQVVFIVVFIALSIRHVVSSSASPSLLAPFISSDMSLSNVVAGSAILCLSFLGFDAVSTLSEEAKDARKTIPRAIIICTLAGGGIFILVSYVGHLVFPDWQSFGDPDSAALDVMKVAGGAFLSSFFTAAYVAGCIASAMASQVSVSRILYAMGRDGVLPTRVFGALHARFRTPYLSTLIVGVISLLAIPISLDIASSMISFGALIAFTMVNLAVIKHYMIDKRRRGTSAVVKYVILPAIGVLLCLWLWTSLAGITFVVGISWVVLGFIYLLGLTRLFRRRPPELDFSE; encoded by the coding sequence ATGCCAACAACAACTGGGGCAACGACTTTAAAACGCGCCCTCGGCCTGCCATCGCTCGTGTTGTTCGGGTTGGCCTATATGGTGCCGCTCACGGTCTTCACGACCTACGGCATCGTGACGACCGAGACGAAGGGGCATCTACCGGCCGCCTACGTCATCACTCTGGCTGCCATGCTGTTCACCGCCTACAGCTACGCCAGTATGGTGCGGGCGTATCCGCAGGCCGGTTCGGCGTACACGTACACGCAAAAGAGCTTCGGCCCGCATCTCGGGTTCATGACGGGCTGGTCGCTGCTGCTCGATTATCTGTTCTTGCCGATGATCAACTACATGGTCATCGGCATCTACATGGCCGCACAGTTCCCGGCCGTGCCGGCATGGGTATGGATTGTGGCGTCCATCATCCTCGTCACGGTGCTCAACATCCTCGGCATCACCCTCGTCGCAAAGATGAACTTCATCCTGATCGCGGTGCAGGTGGTCTTCATCGTCGTGTTCATCGCGCTGTCGATCCGCCACGTCGTGTCGTCGTCGGCGTCGCCGAGCCTGCTGGCACCGTTCATCAGCTCGGATATGAGCCTGTCGAACGTGGTCGCCGGCAGCGCCATCCTGTGCCTGTCGTTTCTCGGCTTCGACGCCGTGTCGACGCTGTCCGAGGAAGCGAAGGACGCTCGGAAGACGATCCCGCGGGCCATCATCATCTGCACGCTGGCCGGGGGCGGCATCTTCATCCTGGTCTCCTATGTCGGCCATCTCGTGTTCCCGGACTGGCAGTCGTTCGGTGATCCCGACTCGGCGGCGCTCGACGTGATGAAGGTCGCCGGCGGCGCGTTTTTGTCCTCGTTCTTCACTGCCGCGTACGTGGCAGGCTGCATAGCGTCGGCCATGGCCTCGCAAGTCAGCGTGTCGCGGATTCTGTACGCCATGGGCCGCGACGGCGTCCTGCCCACACGCGTGTTCGGCGCGCTCCACGCACGGTTCCGGACGCCGTATCTCTCGACTCTCATCGTGGGCGTCATCTCGCTGCTGGCGATCCCGATCAGCCTCGATATCGCCTCGTCGATGATCAGCTTCGGCGCGCTCATCGCGTTCACCATGGTGAACCTCGCCGTCATCAAGCACTACATGATCGACAAACGCCGGCGCGGCACGTCGGCCGTGGTGAAATACGTGATCCTCCCGGCCATCGGCGTCCTACTATGCCTGTGGCTCTGGACGTCGCTGGCCGGCATCACGTTCGTCGTCGGTATCAGCTGGGTCGTCCTCGGATTCATTTATTTGCTCGGTCTGACCCGCTTGTTCCGCCGCCGACCGCCGGAGCTCGACTTCAGCGAATAG
- a CDS encoding VOC family protein, whose amino-acid sequence MSARIRNTCIDCSDPYSLALFWSRVLGLPMDPEDSPDDDETGFDIGPGQTLLFLKVPESKTIKNRLHLCLEPDCNRDSDVSRLLELGAVVYDDRRNADGTGWVVMHDPEGNEFCVLRSATADIAGDRI is encoded by the coding sequence ATGAGCGCACGCATCAGGAATACCTGCATCGATTGTTCCGACCCGTATTCTCTTGCCCTCTTTTGGAGCCGGGTCCTGGGCCTCCCGATGGACCCGGAGGACTCGCCGGACGACGACGAAACGGGCTTCGACATCGGCCCGGGCCAGACGCTGCTCTTCTTGAAGGTGCCGGAGTCGAAGACGATCAAGAATCGGCTGCACCTGTGCCTTGAGCCCGACTGCAACCGGGACTCGGACGTCTCCCGGCTGCTCGAGCTCGGCGCCGTCGTGTACGACGACCGGCGAAACGCCGACGGCACCGGGTGGGTCGTCATGCACGATCCCGAGGGAAACGAGTTCTGTGTGCTGCGCAGCGCGACCGCCGACATCGCGGGCGACCGGATCTGA